From a region of the Oncorhynchus tshawytscha isolate Ot180627B linkage group LG14, Otsh_v2.0, whole genome shotgun sequence genome:
- the LOC112236105 gene encoding serine/threonine-protein kinase PAK 2 isoform X1: MCDSGVCEDKPPAPPVRMNSQGGGAKDSVSGNYNSRSLPSVPEKQKRSKMISIFASEKGGRKKDRDKDNRPEISSPSDFEHTIHVGFDSVTGEFTGMPEQWSKLLQTSNISKSEQKQNPQAVLDILKFYDSSTAKQKYLSFSEKDAQSPGKQGATSSPSGGKDGDDDEDDGDEAPPPIVAPRPEHTKSVYTKSVIDPLPPLPEPDSASNRNKKKQQGKMTDEEIMEKLRTIVSIGDPKKKYTRYEKIGQGASGTVYTAIDVATGAEVAIKQINLQKQPKKELIINEILVMKELQQPNIVNYVDSFLVGEELFVVMEYLAGGSLTDVVTETCMDEAQIAAVCRECLQALEFLHANQVIHRDIKSDNVLLGMDGSVKLTDFGFCAQITPEQSKRSTMVGTPYWMAPEVVTRKAYGPKVDIWSLGIMAIEMVEGEPPYLNENPLRALYLIATNGTPELQSPEKLSPVFRSFLSRCLEMDVEKRGGGKELLQHPFLKLAKPLSSLTPLILAAKEAMKSNR, from the exons atgtgtgacaGCGGTGTGTGTGAAGACAAGCCCCCCGCCCCCCCTGTCAGAATGAACAGCCAAGGAGGCGGAGCCAAGGACTCAGTGTCGGGCAACTACAACTCTCGGTCCCTCCCCTCTGTTCCTGAGAAACAGAAACGAAGTAAAATGATCTCCATATTTGCCTCAGagaaag gaggcAGGAAGAAGGATCGTGATAAGGACAACAGACCAGAGATCTCCTCTCCGTCAGACTTTGAACACACCATCCATGTGGGCTTCGACTCTGTCACAGGAGAGTTCACA ggcatgCCGGAGCAGTGGTCCAAACTGCTCCAGACGTCTAACATCAGTAAATCGGAACAGAAGCAGAATCCTCAGGCTGTTCTGGACATTCTCAAGTTCTACGACTCCTCCACtgcaaaacagaaatacctctcCTTCTCAG AAAAAGATGCACAGTCG cctgGAAAGCAGGGTGCCACGTCCTCGCCATCAGGCGGTAAGgacggtgatgatgatgaggatgatggagACGAAGCGCCGCCCCCTATTGTGGCGCCACGGCCTGAGCACACCAAATCA gtgtacACCAAGTCTGTCATCGACCCACTTCCTCCGCTGCCAGAGCCTGACTCCGCCTCCAACAGGAACAAGAAGAAACAGCAGGGCAAGATGACTGACGAGGAAATCATGGAGAAACTAC GAACCATCGTCAGTATTGGAGATCCCAAGAAGAAGTACACACGCTATGAGAAGATCGGCCaggg aGCGTCTGGTACTGTCTATACAGCCATCGATGTTGCCACTGGTGCAGAG gtaGCTATCAAACAGATCAACCTCCAGAAACAGCCGAAGAAGGAGCTGATCATCAACGAGATCCTGGTGATGAAGGAGTTACAGCAACCTAACATCGTCAACTACgtagacag tttcctGGTAGGTGAGGAGTTGTTTGTGGTGATGGAGTATCTGGCTGGAGGTTCGCTCACGGACGTTGTCACGGAAACATGCATGGACGAGGCTCAGATCGCTGCTGTGTgcagagag tgtCTGCAGGCTCTGGAGTTTCTCCATGCCAACCAGGTGATCCACAGAGACATCAAGAGTGACAACGTGCTGCTGGGCATGGACGGATCTGTCAAActca ctgaCTTTGGGTTCTGTGCCCAGATCACTCCAGAGCAGAGTAAAAGAAGCACCATGGTTGGGACTCCCTACTGGATGGCTCCTGAGGTGGTGACCAGGAAGGCCTACGGACCCAAGGTGGACATCTGGTCCCTGGGAATCATGGCTATAGAGATGGTGGAGGGAGAACCCCCTTACCTCAACGAGAACCCACTCAGG GCCCTCTACCTGATAGCCACCAATGGGACTCCAGAGCTACAGTCTCCAGAGAAGTTATCTCCAGTGTTCAGGTCCTTCCTGTCCCGCTGTCTGGAGATGgatgtagagaagagaggaggggggaaagaactactgcag CATCCATTCCTAAAGCTGGCCAAGCCTCTCTCCAGCCTCACCCCTCTCATCCTGGCAGCCAAGGAGGCCATGAAGAGTAACCGCTAA
- the LOC112267687 gene encoding plastin-1: MAKKVTQISREDLEELREAFNRIDTDNSGFVSDFELQELFREASFSMPGYRVRDIVEIFVAGDTNKDGKISFEEFVSIYQELKSKELSETFKKTIARREGIQSFGGLSGISSEGTQHSYSDEEKVAFVNWINKSLAKDEDCKHLLPMNPDGDSLFKSVKDGILLCKMINHSQSDTIDERVINTKKQTTFTMTENLMLAINSALSIGCTVVNIDAPDLMAGKPHLVLGLLWQIIKIGLFADIEISSNEALINLLFEGEELEHLMSLSPEELLLRWVNHHLGNAGAQPISNFSQDIKDSRAYFTLLDQISPKGEDIDEMAIHIDMTGINERDDERRAEMMLRQAARLDCRQFVSPMDVVSGNSKLNLAFVANLFNTHPALKRTNSNNIDTALIEGESREEKTFRNWMNSLGVAPYVNHLYCDLCDAVVILQLYEKVNVPVEWKKVNRPPYSALGSNMKKLENCTYAVELGQNKARFSLVGIGGVNLNEGSPMHTLALVWQLMRRYTLQVLSDLGDGEKIGDQIIINWVNTQLKEGGKDSQISSFKDKLISTSLPVIDLLDTIAPKSIKEELVKRGELSDADKLNNAKYAITVSRKIGARVYALPDDLVEVKPKMVLTVFACLMGRGMKKADG, translated from the exons ATGGCGAAAAAGGTGACCCAGATTTCACGAGAGGACCTGGAGGAGCTCCGGGAGGCTTTCAACAGGATCG ACACTGACAACAGTGGTTTTGTCAGTGACTTTGAGCTGCAGGAGCTGTTCAGAGAGGCTAGTTTCTCCATGCCAGGCTACAGAGTCAGAGACATAGTGGAGATCTTCGTAGCAGGAGACACCAACAAGGACGGGAAGATCAGCTTTGAAGAGTTTGTCTCG ATCTACCAGGAGCTGAAGAGTAAGGAGCTCAGTGAGACGTTCAAGAAAACCATCGCCAGGAGAGAAGGGATACAATCCTTTGGAGGATTGTCAGGAATCTCCAGCGAGGGAACACAGCACTCCTACtcag atgagGAGAAGGTGGCATTTGTGAACTGGATCAACAAGTCTCTGGCCAAAGATGAAGACTGTAAACACCTTCTACCCATGAACCCTGATGGAGACAGTCTCTTCAAATCAGTAAAAGATGGGATCCTGCTCtg TAAAATGATCAACCACTCCCAGTCTGACACCATCGATGAGAGAGTCATCAACACCAAGAAACAAACCACCTTTACCATGACC gAGAACCTGATGCTGGCGATAAACTCTGCGTTGTCTATCGGCTGTACCGTGGTCAACATCGACGCCCCTGACCTGATGGCTGGGAAACCCCACCTGGTGCTGGGGCTGCTTTGGCAGATTATCAAGATAGGACTGTTTGCTGACATAGAGATCAGCAGCAacgaag CTCTTATTAACCTGCTGTTTGAGGGGGAGGAGTTAGAGCACCTGATGTCATTGTCTCCTGAAGAACTGTTGCTACGCTGGGTCAACCATCACCTAGGCAACGCTGGGGCCCAACCAATCAGCAACTTCAGCCAAGACATCaag GATTCCAGGGCATATTTCACCCTGTTGGACCAGATCTCACCTAAAGGAGAGGACATAGACGAGATGGCCATCCACATCGATATGACCGGCATCAAT gagcGTGACGACGAACGCAGGGCAGAGATGATGCTTCGCCAGGCAGCCCGTCTGGACTGCAGACAGTTTGTGTCTCCTATGGATGTGGTGTCTGGCAACAGCAAGCTGAACCTGGCCTTCGTAGCCAACCTCTTCAACACACACCCGGCCCTGAAGAGGACTAACAGCAACAACATAGACACAGCACTCATagagg GAGAATCCAGAGAGGAGAAAACATTCAGGAACTGGATGAACTCTCTGGGAGTTGCTCCCTATGTCAACCACCTCTACTG tgacCTGTGTGATGCGGTGGTGATTCTCCAGTTGTATGAGAAAGTCAACGTCCCTGTAGAGTGGAAAAAAGTCAACAGACCTCCATACTCTGCACTGGGCAGTAACATgaagaag ttggaGAACTGTACCTATGCGGTGGAACTGGGTCAGAATAAAGCTCGATTCTCATTGGTGGGAATTGGAGGAGTGAATCTGAACGAGGGAAGTCCCATGCATACATTGGCTCTGGTCTGGCAGCTGATGAGGAG GTACACTCTCCAGGTGTTGTCTGATctaggagatggggagaagattGGAGACCAGATCATAATCAACTGGGTCAACACTCAGCTCAAAGAGGGAGGCAAGGACTCACAGATCAGCAGCTTCAAG gaTAAGCTGATCAGTACTAGTCTCCCAGTGATAGACTTGTTAGACACCATCGCCCCCAAATCTATCAAAGAGGAGCTGGTGAAGAGAGGGGAGCTCAGCGATGCAGACAAGCTCAACAACGCCAA GTACGCTATCACGGTATCCAGGAAGATTGGAGCCCGTGTCTACGCTCTGCCTGATGACCTGGTTGAGGTGAAACCCAAGATGGTTCTGACTGTGTTCGCATGCCTGATGGGGAGGGGCATGAAGAAAGCTGatggctga
- the LOC112236105 gene encoding serine/threonine-protein kinase PAK 2 isoform X2, producing MCDSGVCEDKPPAPPVRMNSQGGGAKDSVSGNYNSRSLPSVPEKQKRSKMISIFASEKGGRKKDRDKDNRPEISSPSDFEHTIHVGFDSVTGEFTGMPEQWSKLLQTSNISKSEQKQNPQAVLDILKFYDSSTAKQKYLSFSEKDAQSPGKQGATSSPSGGKDGDDDEDDGDEAPPPIVAPRPEHTKSVYTKSVIDPLPPLPEPDSASNRNKKKQQGKMTDEEIMEKLRTIVSIGDPKKKYTRYEKIGQGASGTVYTAIDVATGAEVAIKQINLQKQPKKELIINEILVMKELQQPNIVNYVDSFLVGEELFVVMEYLAGGSLTDVVTETCMDEAQIAAVCRECLQALEFLHANQVIHRDIKSDNVLLGMDGSVKLTDFGFCAQITPEQSKRSTMVGTPYWMAPEVVTRKAYGPKVDIWSLGIMAIEMVEGEPPYLNENPLRALYLIATNGTPELQSPEKLSPVFRSFLSRCLEMDVEKRGGGKELLQHPFLKLAKPLSSLTPLILAAKEAMKSNR from the exons atgtgtgacaGCGGTGTGTGTGAAGACAAGCCCCCCGCCCCCCCTGTCAGAATGAACAGCCAAGGAGGCGGAGCCAAGGACTCAGTGTCGGGCAACTACAACTCTCGGTCCCTCCCCTCTGTTCCTGAGAAACAGAAACGAAGTAAAATGATCTCCATATTTGCCTCAGagaaag gaggcAGGAAGAAGGATCGTGATAAGGACAACAGACCAGAGATCTCCTCTCCGTCAGACTTTGAACACACCATCCATGTGGGCTTCGACTCTGTCACAGGAGAGTTCACA ggcatgCCGGAGCAGTGGTCCAAACTGCTCCAGACGTCTAACATCAGTAAATCGGAACAGAAGCAGAATCCTCAGGCTGTTCTGGACATTCTCAAGTTCTACGACTCCTCCACtgcaaaacagaaatacctctcCTT ctcagAAAAAGATGCACAGTCG cctgGAAAGCAGGGTGCCACGTCCTCGCCATCAGGCGGTAAGgacggtgatgatgatgaggatgatggagACGAAGCGCCGCCCCCTATTGTGGCGCCACGGCCTGAGCACACCAAATCA gtgtacACCAAGTCTGTCATCGACCCACTTCCTCCGCTGCCAGAGCCTGACTCCGCCTCCAACAGGAACAAGAAGAAACAGCAGGGCAAGATGACTGACGAGGAAATCATGGAGAAACTAC GAACCATCGTCAGTATTGGAGATCCCAAGAAGAAGTACACACGCTATGAGAAGATCGGCCaggg aGCGTCTGGTACTGTCTATACAGCCATCGATGTTGCCACTGGTGCAGAG gtaGCTATCAAACAGATCAACCTCCAGAAACAGCCGAAGAAGGAGCTGATCATCAACGAGATCCTGGTGATGAAGGAGTTACAGCAACCTAACATCGTCAACTACgtagacag tttcctGGTAGGTGAGGAGTTGTTTGTGGTGATGGAGTATCTGGCTGGAGGTTCGCTCACGGACGTTGTCACGGAAACATGCATGGACGAGGCTCAGATCGCTGCTGTGTgcagagag tgtCTGCAGGCTCTGGAGTTTCTCCATGCCAACCAGGTGATCCACAGAGACATCAAGAGTGACAACGTGCTGCTGGGCATGGACGGATCTGTCAAActca ctgaCTTTGGGTTCTGTGCCCAGATCACTCCAGAGCAGAGTAAAAGAAGCACCATGGTTGGGACTCCCTACTGGATGGCTCCTGAGGTGGTGACCAGGAAGGCCTACGGACCCAAGGTGGACATCTGGTCCCTGGGAATCATGGCTATAGAGATGGTGGAGGGAGAACCCCCTTACCTCAACGAGAACCCACTCAGG GCCCTCTACCTGATAGCCACCAATGGGACTCCAGAGCTACAGTCTCCAGAGAAGTTATCTCCAGTGTTCAGGTCCTTCCTGTCCCGCTGTCTGGAGATGgatgtagagaagagaggaggggggaaagaactactgcag CATCCATTCCTAAAGCTGGCCAAGCCTCTCTCCAGCCTCACCCCTCTCATCCTGGCAGCCAAGGAGGCCATGAAGAGTAACCGCTAA